ttatgcCTCTCTTGATAGTAATTTGGTCAATTCTATAAGGAGATGTTTACAACAAAGAATATGGTGCATggattcaattaaaagaaaaagaaagccttGACAgccaattaagaaaaaaaattgtggAATGACtcaattaaagtaaaaaaaatataggcacttggttaaaaatttacaaaattctaTTTGACCAATTGAGTCATTAAAgtctaaaaaaatacaaaatgattctaataataatttagattatttaattTAAACCTTGATAGTTAGTATGAGTGattaaaataatgaaacaaagtctatTCTAATGTTAACAAAAATCAAACTGTTCTTAAATGTGCATTTAgctttatttatatttagttaGTTGATAAATCAATGTTTAATTTTCGTTGGTTTTCATAGTTTATTACATTTTTAATGTTCAATTTGGATGCTGATTATTagataattaattgatttcttattttatcattaattttttttatatttcgttgtcgaatatatatttacataaatgtgtgtttttttaaataaaaatggatGATATAGACCAATCAAAAATATATGATCCTTCGATAAATTCATTCAGTCAAGTTGATTCTGTTATTGATCATCCTCTGTTCTTGCAAAGTGAGATACAAGGTAAGTTCTCTTTCTTAAATCATTTATTATTCAAGAATAGTAAAATATTATTCTTATTTACGTAGTGCTAAAAGATTCCATTGTGCTTCTGTGATGAGATATTATTCAGTCAGTGTAAAATAGAAGTAGTgttttgtgatatatttttttgacaaaatttaaagGAGTCAAGTATTTAGTCTATATTATATCTGTATGCTAATGGTTTATTCATTTTATGTTGAATCTGTTTCATGCCATATAATTGAGATgaaattcttttgttgttgtgcATATTTTTTTCGACCTTATCTTTTCCAGGTTGCCTTGATGTTGGTGATCCTAACTATGAATGTTCATTTTATGGCGCATGTTTCTGGTTATTAGAACGTGTTGAAAGAGACTCTATAGTTAATCGTCCTATTTTTACTGTTTGTTGCTCAAAAGGAAAAATTCAATTACCTTATCTCTGAAAGCTCCCAGATCTGTTATATAATTTGATTAACGGACATGATAGCAAGAGTTTGTACttccaaaaaaatatttgatcttaTAATAGTATGTTTGCCTTCACGTCTCTTGGCGGTAAGGTATTGGATTCAGTGAATGATGGGAGGGGTCCACCGCAGTTTATAATAAGTGGTCAAAATTATCATCGGATTAGAAGTTTGCTCCCAGATGCTGGTCAAAAGCCTAAATTTgcacacttatatatatatacgacACTCAGCATGAGATAATGCATAGGCAGTTAATCTTTGGGTATGTGtgtttgaaattttgttgttcattctttttattgtatttttctgATGTTTTAGTATTATTTGTATTGGAAAACAGGTTTATAGCTGTGATATGATAGTTATAGTATATTTTGTTCCCGTTTTAATGTGTTATTGGTCATTTTTTGCTAATAATGATATATCAAAATATATGACAATTGTATTATGTgtagtttttaaatatatttttgtggttAATGTATATTTGTTTCAGGCAAACATCTGAGATAGATAAAGAATTGATAGGTGAGTTGTTGCAAATGATCGATTCTCATAATGTCATAGCACAGTCATTTCGAAGAGTCAAAGAATTCTATCAGTGTCATCCATCTGAGATTTTCTCTTTGAAGTTGTATTCGTAAAGGAAGGTTGATCGAAGAATTTATAGTGCTCCCTCTTGTGATGAAGTTGCTGCTTTGATTGTTGGAGATTTTGATTCGTCGGATCATGGTCGTGACATTATTGTTTGATCTACTGGTGGTCAGTTGCAACGTATTTATGAAACTCATGCTCTGTATTGGCCCTTACAGTATCCTTTGTTGTTTTCATATAACGAGGATGGTTACCAGCTGAACATTGGTTATCGAGGTGAACAAGCTGGATATGTTCCTGGAAGGAGAAAAAGGGGTTTCCCTCAGGGAATTCATATGTTTTTGTCTCCAGATTAGGGAGCACGAAGATAGAATTATTCACAAGTGTAGGCGGTTATTTCAGCAATTTGTTgttaattgtttcaccatgattgAGTCCCAAAGGTTGTATGAGATTAGAATGAAGCAAAGTACAATTAGAGGAGAAGTCCTTCAAGGAATAGAGGAGGCTATGCGTCGTGGCGATGATGAAGCTTCTTCAATTGGGACACGAATCATTTTGCTTTCTTCCTTCACTGGTGGTAGACGTTATATGTTTAACCGTTGTCAGGATGTCATGGCAATTTATAAACATTTTGGCTATCCATATTTATTCCTCACTATTACATGTAATCCAAATTGGCCTGAATTTCAGCGATTCACAGAGCGAGACCGAATTCCCATCACTGATCGTCCTGATATCTCTTGTCGTGTCTTTCATGCCAAGTTGAAGTGCCTCGTTAGCAATCTCAAGGAAGGTGTGTTTTTTTGGTCCACTTAATGCAGGTATGTTCTTTTCTTGCTTAGCATCTCAATTTCTGTCTGTTGTCTTCGGACATGTAGTTGTTTGGCATCTTTAggatgtttttgtatttttaggtATGTATACTATTGAGTTCCAAAAAAGAGGTCTACCGCATGCACACATGTTACTTTGGCTTAACGTAGAAAGCAACTTACAAAGTGTTGAAATTATTGATGAATTCATCTATGCCGAGCTACCCAATCCCCATAAATTTCCATCTCTTTATAATGTCATAACCAAGTACATTTTCCATGGTCCCTACGGTCGACTTAGACTGAGTTCTCCTTGCATGAAAGATGGTAAGTGctcaaaattttattcaaaaagatTCGTTGACCAAACGAGCTTTGATGAGGATGGCT
This region of Arachis hypogaea cultivar Tifrunner chromosome 8, arahy.Tifrunner.gnm2.J5K5, whole genome shotgun sequence genomic DNA includes:
- the LOC140174692 gene encoding uncharacterized protein; its protein translation is MIESQRLYEIRMKQSTIRGEVLQGIEEAMRRGDDEASSIGTRIILLSSFTGGRRYMFNRCQDVMAIYKHFGYPYLFLTITCNPNWPEFQRFTERDRIPITDRPDISCRVFHAKLKCLVSNLKEGMYTIEFQKRGLPHAHMLLWLNVESNLQSVEIIDEFIYAELPNPHKFPSLYNVITKYIFHGPYGRLRLSSPCMKDGKCSKFYSKRFVDQTSFDEDGYPIYRRRNTGVTVKINDVDIDNRFVVPYNPLLLMKYQAHINLEFCNKSNVIKYLFKYVNKGPDWVTATVGETYDIGESSQVVDEIKQYYDCHLLTMFTGWMMANKWFPEGRSLTYVEYPGKFVYCSNSREWKPRQRRFSIGRLSFAYPSSGELFYMRMLLNVQREACSAMGFLIDDKEYVSAIKKVTELASAA